A genomic window from Salvia miltiorrhiza cultivar Shanhuang (shh) chromosome 5, IMPLAD_Smil_shh, whole genome shotgun sequence includes:
- the LOC130986556 gene encoding uncharacterized protein LOC130986556: MEGGFGESMNRQPPSPSFASSSNNNSDAGNFECNICFDLAQDPIVTLCGHLFCWPCLYKWIHIHSHSHECPVCKALIEEEKLVPLYGRGKNSTDPRSKSIPGMEIPHRPTGQRPETAPPPDPNANANAFAHQGYGFMGGFGPFGGFAPVASARFGNFTLSAALGGLLPSFFNIQVHGFPNPNLYGAGHGFPYGYPNTFHGAHAQGFPHHGNQQQQADSTLKLLLLLIGLSVLLTLIWS; this comes from the coding sequence ATGGAGGGTGGGTTTGGGGAATCGATGAATAGGCAGCCCCCAAGCCCTTCGTTTGCAAGCAGTAGCAATAACAATAGTGATGCTGGAAATTTTGAGTGTAATATTTGCTTCGATTTGGCTCAAGACCCTATAGTTACTCTTTGCGGTCACCTCTTCTGCTGGCCTTGCCTGTACAAATGGATCCACATCCACTCGCATTCACATGAATGCCCTGTTTGTAAGGCTCTTATTGAAGAGGAGAAGTTGGTCCCTCTATACGGGCGTGGAAAGAATTCCACCGACCCTCGCTCTAAGTCAATTCCTGGAATGGAGATTCCACATCGTCCCACAGGGCAAAGGCCCGAAACAGCTCCTCCGCCTGATCCAAATGCTAACGCCAATGCATTTGCGCACCAAGGATATGGATTTATGGGAGGGTTTGGCCCCTTTGGTGGTTTTGCACCTGTGGCTAGTGCTAGGTTTGGGAACTTTACGTTATCTGCAGCACTTGGGGGACTATTGCCATCATTCTTTAACATTCAAGTGCATGGGTTCCCAAATCCCAACTTGTATGGAGCAGGCCATGGTTTTCCATATGGGTATCCTAATACATTCCATGGTGCACATGCTCAGGGATTCCCTCATCATGGAAACCAGCAACAGCAAGCGGATTCCACCTTGAAGCTCCTATTGCTGCTGATTGGTTTGAGTGTGCTTCTAACTTTAATTTGGAGTTGA
- the LOC130986557 gene encoding uncharacterized protein At3g06530-like, whose amino-acid sequence MEERFRNYKNDLFSFQSKELDRELVGQEENKRINASLGSYLRLLSGYLELHSALKTLEYLIRRYKIHVYNAEDLILCALPYHDTHVFVQIIRLIDAGNSRWKFLDGVKESGARPPREVIVQHCVRDMGILETICNYVRLFWAYDFLISKLCSYHDYLKAYLIGDYFVPSACWVSSGRWVSSGAGTQRALASWISIPELSPKFFENQ is encoded by the exons ATGGAGGAGCGCTTTAGGAACTACAAGAATGATTTGTTCAGTTTCCAGAGCAAGGAGCTGGACAGGGAGTTGGTAGGCCAAGAAGAGAACAAGCGAATCAATGCATCACTTGGCTCGTATTTGAGATTGTTATCAGGATACCTCGAGTTGCATTCTGCATTGAAGACGCTGGAGTATTTGATTCGTAGATACAA GATTCATGTGTACAATGCAGAAGACCTGATTTTATGCGCATTGCCATATCACGACACACATGTATTTGTTCAAATAATTCGGTTAATTGATGCAGG AAATAGTAGATGGAAATTTCTCGATGGAGTTAAAGAATCAGGTGCACGGCCACCAAGAGAAGTAATTGTGCAACATTGTGTCCGAGATATGGGGATCTTGGAGACTATATGTAATTATGTAAGACTTTTTTGGGCTTATGATTTTTTAATCAGCAAGCTTTGCTCCTATCATGATTACCTGAAAGCGTATTTGATCGGTGACTATTTTGTTCCCAGCGCttgctgggtttccagcggtcgctgggtttccagcggtgctgggactcagcgggcgttggcatcatggatttcaattccagaattatcccctaaattcttcgaaaatcagtga